In the Candidatus Baltobacteraceae bacterium genome, one interval contains:
- a CDS encoding argininosuccinate synthase produces MSRVVLAYSGGLDTSVLLKKLIDAGHDVIAMTANLGESDHVTGEGAEAALEGVRRKALALGAKDAVLLDVRERFIHDYCQHALRANALYEGVYPLSASLSRPLLADLLVETAEEYHADAVAHGCTGKGNDQVRIEVGVRARAPHLKCIAPLRDEPMSRPDAIAYAQKHGVPIPHTLERPFSVDANLWGRSIEAGVLENPWNAPPEDAFAWTRPAAQQPNQPEEIIIDFTDGVPSYNGTGGAKMMAQLNAVAGLHGVGRLDVIEDRVVGLKSREVYECPGSLTLIAANKALERLVLTRDELRFKATVDQKYAEMIYDGQWSSPLRAALNAFNAQIAQRMTGSVRIALFHGQAVVNGSKSPFALYDEGLATYGAGDTFNHDAATGFIEIVGLPIAAGAGAVAKATLACTT; encoded by the coding sequence ATGAGCCGCGTCGTCCTCGCCTACTCAGGCGGACTGGACACTTCCGTCCTTCTCAAGAAACTGATCGATGCCGGTCACGACGTGATCGCGATGACTGCGAATCTCGGCGAAAGCGACCACGTCACCGGCGAGGGCGCCGAAGCCGCGCTCGAAGGCGTGCGCCGCAAAGCGCTTGCGCTCGGTGCGAAGGACGCCGTTCTGCTCGACGTGCGCGAGCGTTTCATCCACGATTACTGCCAGCACGCGCTACGTGCGAACGCCCTCTACGAAGGAGTCTATCCGCTTTCAGCTTCGCTCTCGCGTCCGCTGCTCGCCGATCTGCTCGTGGAAACGGCCGAAGAATATCACGCCGACGCGGTCGCGCACGGCTGTACCGGAAAAGGTAACGATCAGGTTCGCATCGAGGTCGGCGTCCGCGCACGCGCACCGCACTTGAAATGCATCGCGCCGCTGCGCGACGAGCCGATGTCGCGCCCGGATGCAATCGCATATGCGCAAAAGCACGGCGTGCCGATTCCGCACACGCTCGAGCGACCGTTTTCCGTCGATGCAAACCTGTGGGGGCGTTCGATCGAAGCCGGCGTGCTCGAAAATCCCTGGAATGCGCCGCCGGAAGATGCATTCGCTTGGACGAGGCCGGCCGCGCAACAGCCGAACCAGCCCGAAGAAATCATCATTGATTTCACGGACGGCGTTCCGTCTTATAACGGGACCGGCGGCGCAAAGATGATGGCCCAGCTCAACGCCGTCGCCGGATTGCACGGCGTCGGACGGCTCGATGTGATCGAAGATCGCGTCGTCGGCCTCAAATCTCGCGAAGTCTACGAGTGCCCGGGCAGTCTCACGCTGATCGCCGCGAATAAAGCGCTCGAGCGTCTCGTGCTCACGCGCGACGAGCTACGCTTCAAAGCGACGGTCGACCAGAAATACGCCGAGATGATCTACGACGGACAGTGGTCCTCGCCGCTCCGCGCTGCGCTCAACGCGTTTAACGCACAAATCGCGCAGCGTATGACGGGGTCCGTGCGTATCGCGCTCTTCCACGGCCAAGCAGTGGTCAACGGCTCGAAGTCACCCTTTGCGCTCTACGACGAAGGCCTCGCCACATATGGTGCCGGCGATACCTTCAACCACGATGCCGCAACGGGCTTCATCGAGATCGTCGGTCTTCCCATTGCGGCTGGTGCTGGAGCAGTCGCGAAAGCGACGCTCGCGTGCACGACGTAA
- a CDS encoding aspartate aminotransferase family protein, producing the protein MIAHSGGHSLPAIDHPHLMKNYNRAPVNFVRGEGVWLIDQSGDRYLDLVAGIAVCALGHSHPAIVGAIAAQAATLVHCSNLYHHEPAGELANKLAEISGFDRVFFCNSGAEANEAAIKLARKRAFRLGQTDRNVIVACTNSFHGRTMGALSATDNPKYHEGFGPLPGGFKFTPFNDIAALEGAIDSKTAALIIEPVQGESGVFPATNEFLQAAREITAKHGALLIFDEIQTGMGRTGTLFAFEYYNVRPDVITLAKALANGLPIGALLCTDAAASALLPGDHGTTFGGSPVPCAAGLAHLNLRDRMNLNVHVANMGHILLLELREIANADRERFGDPRGIGLMVGLPVMEPFSAKDIVEAALSEHLLINAAGSNTLRFVPPLVINEEELREGLRRLRHVIASTRKH; encoded by the coding sequence GTGATCGCCCACTCAGGCGGCCACTCGCTCCCGGCGATCGACCACCCGCATCTGATGAAGAACTACAACCGTGCGCCGGTCAATTTCGTGCGCGGTGAAGGCGTCTGGCTGATCGATCAGAGCGGCGACCGTTATCTCGACCTCGTTGCCGGAATCGCGGTCTGCGCGCTCGGCCATTCGCATCCGGCCATCGTCGGCGCGATTGCAGCACAAGCCGCGACGCTCGTGCACTGCAGCAATCTCTACCATCACGAACCTGCGGGCGAGCTGGCGAACAAACTCGCCGAGATCTCGGGTTTCGATCGCGTCTTCTTCTGCAATTCCGGAGCTGAAGCGAACGAAGCCGCGATCAAGCTGGCGCGCAAGCGCGCGTTCCGTCTCGGACAAACCGATCGCAACGTCATCGTCGCGTGCACGAATTCGTTCCACGGCCGCACCATGGGTGCGCTTTCGGCGACCGACAACCCAAAATATCATGAGGGCTTCGGCCCGCTTCCCGGCGGTTTCAAGTTCACGCCGTTCAATGACATCGCTGCGCTCGAGGGCGCAATCGATTCGAAGACGGCTGCCCTGATCATCGAGCCAGTCCAGGGCGAAAGCGGCGTCTTTCCGGCAACGAACGAGTTTCTCCAAGCGGCGCGGGAGATCACTGCCAAGCACGGCGCGCTGCTGATTTTCGATGAGATTCAAACCGGGATGGGACGCACCGGGACGCTTTTTGCATTCGAGTACTACAACGTACGTCCCGACGTGATCACGCTTGCAAAGGCTCTCGCAAACGGTTTGCCGATCGGAGCGTTACTTTGCACCGATGCGGCTGCGTCGGCGCTGCTTCCCGGCGATCACGGCACGACGTTCGGCGGTTCACCCGTTCCGTGCGCGGCCGGGCTTGCGCACCTCAATCTGCGCGACCGCATGAACCTTAACGTTCATGTTGCCAACATGGGCCATATTCTGCTCTTGGAATTGCGTGAGATCGCAAATGCCGATCGTGAACGGTTCGGCGACCCACGCGGCATCGGCCTCATGGTCGGCCTTCCCGTCATGGAGCCGTTCTCCGCGAAAGACATCGTCGAAGCTGCGCTGAGCGAACACCTGTTGATCAACGCGGCCGGCTCGAATACGCTACGTTTCGTCCCGCCGCTCGTCATCAACGAAGAGGAGCTGCGCGAGGGCCTGCGCCGTCTACGGCACGTGATCGCGTCCACGCGGAAGCACTAA
- the argJ gene encoding bifunctional glutamate N-acetyltransferase/amino-acid acetyltransferase ArgJ, with protein sequence MALASQSSESFRLVDLRGGLGAVPDVRCSGVMSGIKRRKADLALIDLSGERVCAAVITTNDVKAAPLIVSNEHLATDGDAIRAIVANSGCANACTGERGLTDARETASRAAALMGIRTSQVLVASTGVIGVPLPMDVMGPGLEKAVRALRTGSEAALSAAEAIMTTDHVPKLEACAYYDNGCQTRFVVGGIAKGAGMIAPNMATMLAFIATDASCTRTSLQAALAEAVDDTFNMISVDGDMSTNDCVYAFAKPGTEEASPGLRAALHTVCRELAFDMVKDGEGASKTLTMHVTGAKNAAQARQIARAIINSSLVKTALYGEDPNWGRIIAAAGSVGSGMREDAWSITLGGSLWVDRGALEVLSEAEAHALLEHKSIKVGLDLGMGEAEATGYGCDMTLEYVRINAHYRT encoded by the coding sequence TTGGCGCTCGCATCCCAGTCGTCTGAATCGTTCCGGCTCGTCGACTTGCGCGGCGGCCTCGGTGCCGTTCCCGATGTGCGCTGCAGTGGCGTCATGTCGGGCATCAAGCGCCGAAAAGCCGATCTCGCGCTGATCGATCTGAGCGGCGAGCGCGTTTGCGCGGCCGTGATCACCACTAACGACGTCAAGGCTGCGCCGTTGATAGTCTCCAACGAACATCTTGCAACCGATGGTGATGCGATCCGCGCGATCGTCGCGAATTCCGGCTGCGCGAATGCGTGCACCGGCGAGCGCGGACTCACGGATGCCCGCGAGACCGCTTCGCGCGCTGCCGCGCTCATGGGCATACGCACCTCGCAGGTACTCGTCGCGTCGACCGGCGTCATTGGTGTTCCGCTTCCAATGGACGTCATGGGTCCCGGGCTCGAAAAGGCCGTGCGCGCGCTGCGCACCGGAAGCGAAGCTGCCCTATCAGCCGCAGAAGCGATCATGACGACCGATCACGTACCGAAGCTGGAGGCCTGCGCATACTACGACAACGGGTGCCAGACGCGCTTCGTCGTCGGTGGTATTGCGAAAGGCGCGGGGATGATCGCCCCCAACATGGCAACGATGCTTGCGTTCATCGCGACCGATGCGAGCTGCACGCGCACGTCATTGCAGGCGGCGCTCGCCGAAGCCGTCGATGACACGTTCAACATGATTTCTGTCGATGGCGACATGTCCACCAATGACTGCGTATACGCGTTCGCAAAACCGGGGACCGAGGAAGCGAGCCCGGGTTTGCGCGCCGCGCTGCACACCGTCTGCCGCGAGCTGGCGTTCGACATGGTCAAAGACGGCGAGGGCGCAAGCAAGACACTCACAATGCACGTCACCGGTGCCAAGAATGCGGCTCAGGCGCGGCAAATCGCGCGCGCGATCATCAACTCTAGCCTCGTGAAGACCGCGCTTTACGGAGAAGATCCGAATTGGGGACGCATCATCGCTGCGGCCGGAAGCGTCGGCTCCGGAATGCGCGAGGATGCGTGGTCGATCACGCTCGGCGGATCGCTATGGGTCGACCGCGGCGCGCTGGAAGTCCTCAGCGAAGCCGAGGCTCATGCATTGCTCGAGCATAAGTCAATCAAAGTTGGACTCGATCTCGGAATGGGCGAAGCCGAAGCAACCGGATACGGATGTGATATGACCCTCGAATACGTGCGCATCAACGCGCACTACCGCACGTGA
- the argH gene encoding argininosuccinate lyase: protein MHDVKVAADLQWGGRFALPPDPRLLAFGSSLEDDLVLAPFDVRCSHAHVTAQLQGGVIDREAADALYAALDQIASEIAKGDFVAFARNGTFEDVHGAIDARVRGIVSSAAGEALHAGRSRNDQVATTLVLYARDRAEEGLRLCTAIARRFLDLAQTALDDGTLLAGTTHWQPAQPVLLAFWLHAASEGFTRAARRFERVVHDASEFSPLGSGALSGSSLPLDRAAAALELGFDAPTRNALDTVGDRDVALDLLDAVTRALISASRPSEELVIWSTPAFGYAQLDDAASTGSSLMPQKRNPDPFELTRAAAGRAIGTLAGALATVKGIALSYHRDLQETKSAILDGTERGLAALEAFAITLTHLSFNHAKMTAEAARGFTVATDVADALIAHGATARAAHRFVGEAVAAAKGDVMSDAELEQLRASSGIAGLAAPLDADGCVAAKRTSGSTHPSMVAEAIASTRNELSELEATKA from the coding sequence GTGCACGACGTAAAAGTCGCGGCCGACTTACAATGGGGCGGCCGCTTTGCGTTGCCGCCTGATCCTCGGCTGCTCGCGTTTGGATCGTCGCTCGAAGATGATCTGGTGCTGGCGCCGTTCGACGTGCGTTGCTCGCATGCGCACGTAACGGCGCAGCTGCAGGGCGGCGTCATCGATCGCGAGGCGGCCGATGCGCTGTATGCGGCGCTCGATCAAATCGCAAGTGAGATCGCAAAGGGCGACTTCGTCGCGTTCGCGCGCAACGGTACGTTCGAAGACGTGCATGGCGCGATCGACGCACGCGTTCGAGGAATCGTTTCCAGCGCCGCCGGCGAAGCGCTGCACGCAGGACGCTCGCGCAACGATCAGGTTGCGACGACTCTCGTTCTCTACGCACGCGACCGCGCCGAGGAAGGCTTACGCCTTTGCACGGCGATCGCGCGACGTTTTCTGGATCTCGCGCAGACGGCGCTCGACGACGGCACGCTCTTGGCCGGAACGACCCATTGGCAACCGGCACAGCCGGTGCTGCTCGCGTTTTGGCTGCATGCCGCGAGTGAGGGCTTCACTCGCGCGGCACGCCGGTTCGAACGCGTGGTGCACGACGCATCGGAATTCTCCCCGCTCGGCTCAGGTGCACTTTCTGGAAGCTCCCTACCGCTCGATCGCGCTGCGGCAGCGCTGGAGCTCGGATTTGACGCCCCGACACGCAACGCGCTCGACACAGTCGGCGATCGTGACGTCGCACTCGATTTGCTCGACGCGGTGACACGCGCGCTGATTTCCGCGTCGCGTCCGAGTGAAGAGCTTGTAATCTGGTCGACGCCCGCTTTCGGCTACGCGCAGCTCGACGACGCGGCTTCGACCGGCTCGAGCCTGATGCCCCAGAAACGCAATCCCGATCCCTTCGAGCTGACGCGTGCCGCGGCGGGACGAGCCATCGGCACGCTCGCCGGTGCGCTCGCGACCGTCAAGGGGATCGCACTTTCCTATCATCGCGATTTACAGGAAACTAAATCGGCGATTCTCGACGGGACGGAACGCGGGCTCGCTGCACTCGAGGCCTTCGCGATCACGCTCACGCATCTCAGCTTCAATCACGCCAAAATGACGGCCGAGGCAGCGCGCGGATTCACGGTTGCGACCGATGTCGCCGACGCACTGATCGCACACGGAGCCACGGCCCGTGCCGCACACCGTTTTGTCGGCGAAGCCGTCGCGGCCGCAAAGGGCGACGTGATGTCGGACGCTGAGCTTGAGCAACTGCGCGCGTCCAGTGGAATAGCGGGACTTGCCGCGCCGCTTGACGCAGATGGGTGCGTCGCAGCCAAGCGTACCTCGGGTTCCACGCATCCGAGCATGGTCGCGGAAGCGATTGCATCAACCCGAAACGAGCTCAGCGAGTTGGAAGCGACAAAGGCATGA
- the argC gene encoding N-acetyl-gamma-glutamyl-phosphate reductase: MTRVHIIGAAGYGAGDAIHYLDQHPNVELITLESQSSAGTAVRDTFRSLPYVDRTFDRAGAALEVCRAGDIVILAGESEKARELAPKFLELGARVIDLSDAFRMASLNPQAVYGLPERYRDQIARAQLVANPGCYPTASLLAAIPLAPFAHRISNLVIDAKSGISGAGRSPKLTSMYAEVDGDVRAYGIPSHRHGKEIEQELRALGIGVPFVFTPHVVPMTRGMLVDAYAVMREPIEESEIRGSFAKSYATNPFVEILDAPRVPYLPALAGTNNTQIAISVRGGVVHVLAGNDNLGKGAAGQAVQNLNIMCGYPEEAGLGARIPVV, translated from the coding sequence ATGACACGCGTTCATATCATCGGCGCCGCCGGTTATGGAGCGGGCGACGCTATCCATTATCTCGACCAGCATCCGAACGTTGAGCTCATCACGCTCGAAAGTCAGAGCAGTGCGGGGACGGCCGTGCGCGACACGTTCCGTTCGCTGCCGTACGTCGACCGCACGTTCGATCGCGCCGGTGCCGCACTCGAGGTGTGTCGCGCGGGTGACATCGTCATCCTTGCAGGCGAGTCTGAGAAAGCGCGCGAGCTTGCGCCCAAGTTCCTGGAGCTTGGCGCGCGTGTCATCGATCTCTCGGATGCGTTCCGCATGGCGTCGTTAAATCCGCAAGCCGTCTACGGTCTTCCCGAGCGCTACCGCGATCAGATTGCACGAGCACAGCTGGTTGCAAATCCCGGCTGCTATCCGACGGCGTCGCTCCTGGCGGCAATCCCGCTTGCACCCTTTGCGCATCGCATCTCGAATCTCGTCATCGACGCCAAGAGCGGCATCTCGGGCGCAGGTCGCTCGCCGAAGCTCACGTCGATGTACGCGGAAGTCGACGGCGACGTGCGCGCGTACGGCATTCCTTCGCATCGCCACGGCAAAGAAATCGAGCAGGAGCTGCGTGCACTCGGCATCGGCGTTCCGTTCGTCTTCACACCTCACGTCGTACCGATGACGCGCGGGATGCTCGTCGATGCCTACGCCGTGATGCGCGAGCCGATCGAGGAGAGCGAGATCCGCGGATCCTTTGCAAAATCGTACGCAACGAATCCGTTCGTCGAAATCCTCGACGCGCCGCGCGTTCCGTATCTTCCCGCACTCGCGGGGACAAACAACACGCAAATCGCAATCAGCGTTCGCGGCGGAGTCGTGCATGTGCTCGCAGGCAACGACAACCTCGGTAAAGGCGCCGCCGGTCAAGCGGTGCAGAATCTCAACATCATGTGCGGTTACCCTGAGGAGGCCGGACTTGGCGCTCGCATCCCAGTCGTCTGA